Proteins from one Ammospiza nelsoni isolate bAmmNel1 chromosome 18, bAmmNel1.pri, whole genome shotgun sequence genomic window:
- the NEFH gene encoding neurofilament heavy polypeptide, which translates to MSLMLETLLGPPGGLRKEPGRAAPRSAASSGFYSWPAPVVGRARGAGGGGGSAAASSTESLDSLNGEPRARNEKELLQVLNDRFAGYIERVRALEQQNRALAAEAAALRQQQAGRSAMGELYARELRDMRGTVLRLGAEKGQLRLERARLAEDVAALRGRLEDEARQRSELEAAARGLAQRSAQEERARAPLEERARALREEAEQLRRQHRAEVGALLRGARPELPAEPPASLRPGVTAALRDLRAQLEGTAARSTLQAEEWFRVRLDKLSEVAKVNTDAMRLAQEEISEYRRQLQAKTTELEALKGTQESLERQRQDSEERHHADVLSYQETIQQLDNELRNTKWEMAAQLREYQDLLNVKMALDIEIAAYRKLLEGEEYRLETGIGMLSYPEVVPKPPSITTSIKVKSEEKIKVVEKSEKETVIVEEQTEEIQVTEEVTEEEEAEKEAEEEKAEEKEEEGEEEEEEEKAEEEGEEKAKSPAKEEAESPSKEEAKSPEKPESPSKEEAKSPAVKSPEKAPSPSKEGAKTPVVKSPEKPATPSKEEAKSPAVKSPEKPPAPSKEETKTPAVKSPEKPPMPPKEEAKTPTVKSPEKPTPPSKDEAKTPTVKSPEKPTPPSKEEAKTPTVKSPEKPTPPSKEEAKTPTVKSPEKPPAPSKEEAKPPAVKSPEPPATPLKEEAKLPAVKSPEKPPSPSKEEAKPPAVKSPEKPPSPSKEEAKPPAVKSPEKAKSPVKEKAKSPQKEVAPAKEPSPAPKAPAKEEQPKEVKAPSKPEEDKKEEAPKKDIPAKAEEKPEEKPKEKAAAVPEPPAPQAKETKPSPKPAEKGKGEEAPAKPQQEVSKAATKEAEKPKAEEPKKKVEEPKKEKVEEPKKAEEPKKEKAEEPKKEKAEEPKKAEEPKAKAKPKDEPKASKEPPKAEAPSSKEGTAPEPGKK; encoded by the exons ATGAGCCTGATGCTGGAGACGCTGCTGGGCCCCCCGGGGGGGCTCCGCAAGgagccgggccgcgccgccccGCGCTCCGCCGCCTCCAGCGGCTTCTACTCGTGGCCGGCCCCGGTGGTGGGACGGGcgcggggcgcgggcggcggcggcggcagcgcggccgcgTCCTCCACCGAGAGCCTGGACTCGCTGAACGGCGAACCGCGGGCGCGCAACgagaaggagctgctgcaggtgctcaACGACCGCTTCGCCGGCTACATCGAGCGGGTGCGGGCGCTGGAGCAGCAGAACCGGGCGCTGGCGGCCGAGGCGGCGGCGCTGCGGCAGCAGCAGGCGGGGCGCTCGGCCATGGGCGAGCTGTACGCGCGGGAGCTGCGGGACATGCGGGGCACCGTGCTGCGCCTGGGCGCCGAGAAGGGCCAGCTGCGGCTGGAGCGGGCGCGCCTGGCCGAGGACGTGGCGGCGCTGCGGGGAAGGCTGGAGGACGAGGCTCGGCAGCGCTCGGAGCTGGAGGCGGCGGCCCGCGGGCTGGCGCAGCGCTCGGCGCAGGAGGAGCGGGCGCGGGCGCCGCTGGAGGAGCGAGCCCGGGCGCTGCGGGAGGAGGCGGAGCAGCTGCGGAGGCAGCACCGCGCCGAGGTGGGAGCGCTGCTGCGCGGGGCGCGGCCCGAGCTGCCCGCCGAGCCGCCCGCCTCCCTGCGGCCCGGAGTCACCGCCGCGCTCCGCGACCTGCGCGCACAGCTGGAGGGCACGGCCGCCCGCAGCACCCTGCAGGCCGAGGAGTGGTTCCGCG TGAGGCTGGACAAGCTGTCGGAGGTGGCCAAGGTGAACACGGACGCCATGCGCCTGGCCCAGGAGGAGATCTCCGAGTACCGCCGGCAGCTCCAGGCCAAGACCACCGAGCTGGAGGCCCTCAAAGGGACCCAGGAGTCGCTggagaggcagaggcaggaCTCGGAGGAGCGCCACCATGCAGATGTCCTGTCCTACCAG GAAACCATCCAGCAGCTTGACAACGAGCTGAGGAACACCAAGTGGGAGATGGCAGCTCAGCTCCGCGAGTACCAGGATCTGCTCAACGTCAAGATGGCCCTGGACATCGAAATTGCTGCCTACAG AAAGCTCCTGGAAGGGGAGGAGTATCGGCTCGAGACTGGCATTGGGATGCTCTCCTACCCCGAGGTGGTCCCCAAGCCTCCCAGCATCACCACCAGCATCAAGGTGAAGAGCGAGGAGAAGATCAAGGTGGTGGAAAAATCAGAGAAGGAGACAGTGATTGTGGAGGAGCAGACAGAGGAAATCCAGGTGACTGAGGAGGTCACagaagaggaggaggctgagaaagaggctgaggaggaaaaagctgaagagaaggaggaagagggggaggaagaagaagaagaggagaaagctgaagaagagggagaagaaaaggccaAGTCTCCTGCAAAGGAGGAGGCTGAGTCCCCCTCAAAGGAAGAGGCCAAGTCCCCAGAGAAACCTGAGTCCCCCTCAAAGGAAGAGGCCAAGAGCCCAGCAGTCAAGTCCCCTGAAAAGGCCCCATCCCCCTCAAAGGAGGGGGCCAAGACCCCAGTTGTGAAATCCCCAGAGAAACCTGCAACCCCCTCAAAGGAGGAGGCCAAGAGCCCGGCTGTGAAGTCCCCAGAGAAACCCCCAGCCCCCTCAAAGGAGGAAACCAAGACTCCAGCTGTCAAATCCCCTGAAAAGCCACCAATGCCCCCTAAGGAGGAGGCCAAGACCCCGACAGTGAAAtccccagagaaacccacaccTCCCTCAAAGGATGAGGCCAAGACCCCGACAGTGAAAtccccagagaaacccacaccTCCCTCAAAAGAGGAGGCCAAGACCCCGACAGTGAAAtccccagagaaacccacaccTCCCTCAAAAGAGGAGGCCAAGACCCCGACTGTCAAGTCCCCAGAGAAACCCCCAGCCCCTTCTAAAGAGGAGGCCAAGCCCCCAGCTGTGAAAtccccagagccacctgcaACTCCCTTGAAGGAGGAAGCCAAACTCCCTGCTGTGAAGTCCCCAGAGAAGCCCCCAAGCCCCTCTAAGGAGGAGGCCAAACCTCCAGCTGTGAAGTCCCCAGAGAAGCCCCCAAGCCCCTCAAAGGAAGAAGCCAAACCTCCAGCTGTGAAGTCCCCAGAGAAAGCCAAATCTCCCGTGAAGGAGAAGGCCAAGTCCCCACAGAAAGAGGTGGCCCCAGCCAAGGAGCCAAGCCCTGCTCCAAAGGCCCCGGCCAAGGAGGAGCAGCCCAAGGAGGTGAAGGCTCCCTCCAAGCCTGAGGAGGATAAGAAGGAGGAAGCTCCCAAGAAGGACATCCCAGCCAAGGCAGAGGAGAAGCCCGAGGAGAAACCAAAGGAgaaggcagctgctgtgccagagcctccaGCTCCACAGGCCAAAGAGACCAAGCCAAGCCCCAAACCTGCCGAAAAGGGAAAAGGTGAGGAGGCTCCAGCAAAACCTCAGCAGGAGGTGAGCAAAGCAGCCACCAAGGAGGCTGAAAAGCCAAAGGCTGAGGAGCCCAAGAAGAAAGTAGAAGAACCcaagaaggagaaggtggaggaGCCCAAGAAGGCGGAAGAGCCCAAGAAAGAGAAGGCGGAAGAGCCCaagaaggagaaggcagaggaaCCCAAGAAAGCAGAGGAACCCAAAGctaaagcaaaacccaaagatGAGCCCAAAGCCAGTAAGGAACCCCCCAAAGCCGAGGCTCCCTCCAGCAAGgaaggcacagccccagagccggGGAAGAAGTGA